The Leifsonia poae region ATCGATGAGCACATTGGTTCCGTTGAGGTAGCAGAGGAACTCGTCGAAATAGACGCCGCCGACACCGCCGCCGACGTGCACGCCGATCGGGGTGAACGAACACAGCGTGCCGCCGGTGATCCAGATGTCGGCGCCGACCTGATTGCCCCAGCAGGTGATCCCCTTGTTCTGCGCCATGATCTTGCAGTTCTCCAGCACAACGATCGTGAAGTCGTGGAAGGTGAACGAATCCCACAGATTGTTGGGGTCGGAGTACACCCGCGAGACGGCGTGGATGTTGCACACCCGCATGTCCTGAACGCCATCCATGGCGAGGGCGGCTCCGCTGGTCTTCTTCACCGTCGACCGGATCGCGAAGTCGGTGAACAGGCCGTTCGCAACCAGCGGCGCAGAGGACGACGCCCGTGCAACCCGGATGATGTCGCCGGCCACGAAGGCGGCCGCGATGATGGTCGAGGCCCCCTCCCCTTTCATCGTCATGTTCGATCCCGAGATCAGCAGCGTCGACGTCGTCTTGTAGGTGCCGGAGGGCAGGTAGACGGCGCCCCCACCGGCCGTCTGCGCCGCCGTGATCGCGCTCTGGATGGCCCTCGTGTCGTCAGTGGTGCCGTTGCCGGCCGCGCCGTAGTCGGTCACGTTGTAGACGTTCGGCACACCGGACGGAACTCGCTTGGGCTTCGGCTTGGCGACCCCGACCGCGGCGGCCGGTTCGGCGGCTGCGACGACGGGGACGAGCGCGGCGGCGGCCACGATCCCACCCGCCGCAGCGTGGCCGAGGAATGTCCGGCGGCCTGTGGTGCCGGAGGTTCCGGCTGAAGATGATGACGCTCGGTTCATGACTCCTCCTCGAGTCTCTGTGGACGTGCGGATGGGTACGGCGTAGTGCGTGGAGCGTTGTACTGGTGGAACGAACGGGGAACGGCGCCGGCTCAGGCGCCTGAGAGGGCGAACCGCAGATAGGCGAGCCGGTCGGCGATGGCGCGCTGTGCCGTTCTGGTCTCGGTGAGCCCATCGAAACCGTGGAAGGCGCCGGCCCACAGGTGCGCCTCCACGGGGACACCGGCCCGGCTCAACCGGGCGGCGAACTCCAGCTCTTCATCGCGGAAGAGATCGACCTGCCCGATCTCGATGAAGGTCGGCGGGAACCCCGCGAGGTCGGTCGCGCGTGCCGGGACGGCCTCGACGGGGAGCGCATCCGTTCCGGCGAGGTACATCGCCCAGCTCTGCAGGTTCGACGGCCGGTCCCAGAAGTGGGCCAGATCGATCTCGTGCGTCGACGGCTGGGTGTTGCGATCGTCGAGCTGCGGCTGCACCAAGACGAGGGCGTCGGGGCCGTCGCCACCACGCTCCCGCAGCCGGAGGATCAGGCTCGCGGCGAGCAGCCCGCCGGCGCTCCCACCCATGACGACGGTGCGGCTGAGGCCGGTCTCGGCACCGAGGCCGCCGGTGAGCATCCACTCCCAGACGGCGTGCACATCGTCGAGCGCCGCGGGATAGGGATGCTCCGGTGCGAGCCGGTAGTCGGGGATGACCATGGTGCAGCCGAGTCCGAGGGCCGTGCGGACGTTCGAACCGAGCACGGACAAGTGACTCCCGGCGATCAGACCGCCGCCGTGGATGTTCAGCACGACGCCGCGTTGCGGGTCGCCGGCGGGCGGGCGCACGACGATCACGGGCACACCGCCGACGACCACTTCATCGATCTGCGCCCCGGTCTGCTCCCGCACCTCCGCGACGGACTCCTCGTACTCGCGCATGGCGGCGCGAAGCTCGGTGACGCCCTGCGGCCCGTCCACGAACGGGCGGGACGGCTCGCCCGTGGGGAGGTGTGCCGCCAACTCGGCCGCGATCGGCGGGCGCGGGCTCACTTGAGCGCTCCCGCGACCATGCCCTGCGTGATCTGCCGGTTGAACAGCACGAATAGGAGGAACGGCAGCGCCGCCGACAGCAGTAGACCGGCCGCGATGATCGCATCCTGAACCAGGGTCGGGTTCTGCACACTCTGCCGCAGGAGGGTAATGGCAACCGGGAGCGTGCGATGGTCCGGACTCGACATGATCAGCAGTGAGAAGAGCAATTCGTTCCACAACCCCAAGAAGGTGAACGTCCCGAGCGTGATGAACGCAGGGCGGGCGAGTGGGATCGCGACGCTGCGGAAGACACGGAACGGGGATGCGCCGTCGATCCGCGCAGACTCGACCAGTTCCCGCGGGATCGCCAGGAAGAAGGTCGCCATCATGTACACACCCGCCGGGATACTGAGCCCCACGTAAAGCAGGACGAGGCCCGGATAGGTGTCGACGAGACCCAGGTCGAGGATGACCTTGAAGATCGGCGGGATGAGCACCGTCACCGGCAGCACCATGATGATCATGATCAGCCGCAGCAGCGCGCCCCGGAACGGGAACCGCAGGAACGCGAATGCGAACCCCGACATACAGCCGAGGATCACCGTCAGGATCGTGCCGGCACCGACCGTGACGACACTGTTCACGAACGAGATTCCGAGGTCGCCAGAGAGTGCGGTGAAGAAGTTCTGCAGCGTCGGCGGGATGGGGAGGCCGAGCTTGTTGTCGACATAATCCTGCGGAGTCTTCAGGGAGGTGAACGCCATGAAGACGAACGGGTAGATGGTGGACACGGCCACGGCTGCGCAGATGATCACCACCGCGAACCGCGCGGGTGAGAGCCGACGCCGGCGGCGGCCGGGACGGGGCGAGGGTGCGGGTGCGGTGTCCTCGTCGGCCACGCGCGGAGAGTGCAGAACGGTCACAGTGGGGTCCCCGAATCGTCGAACATGTTCTCTCCCCGCCGGCGGGAGAGCCGGAGGAAGATCACGAGCAGGATGCCGATCAGCAGGAAGAGCGTGATGCCGATCGCGGTTGCGTATCCCGGCGCCCCGTACCGGAACGCCTGGTTGTAGATGAAGAGGTCGACGGTCGTCGAGGAGTATCCCGGTCCGCCCTGCGAGAAGGCGTACCCGAGCACGATCGCGGAGGAGAACGCCATGATGACGACCATCACCGTCCAGTACTCGACGACGCCACGCACCGAGGGGACCGTGACGTACCAGAACCGCTGGATCCAGTTCGCGCCGTCGATGCGCGCGGCCTCGTAGAGGCTCTCATCGACCGATGAGAGCCCGGCGCTGAACAGGAGCACACCCAGGCCGAAGGTCGACCAGATCAGCATCCCGGCGACGATCCACATGACGAGGGTCGTGTCGACAGTCCAGTTGACGGCGAGTGCACCGAGACCGATCGACCTCAGCGCGATGTTGAGCGGGCCGTCCGGGCCGAGGATGATCACGAAGAGCACACCGATGACAGCCGGAGAGACCAGCACCGGGAGCACATAGGAGATCTTGAAGAAGGGCGCCCCGGGAATCCGGTCGTGGATCACGGCCGCGAGCAGCAGTGGCACCAGGATCCACACTGGAGCGAGGATCAGAATCTTGCCTGTGTTCCCGAGCGCAGTCAGGAGCACCGGGTCGTGCAGCATCCTGTCGAAGTTGTCGAGACCGTTGAAGACCGGCTGACGGATGCCGTCCCACTGGGTGAAGGCGATGAACGCCCCCTGGATCACCGGCCAGATCCGCAGCAGGACGATGATGAGCAGCGACGGCCCGAGGAACAGGGCGAGCGTTCCGAACGACGAGTACTTGCGCACCCGGCGTCTGCCGCCGGTGACACCCACCGGCGTATCGGCTCTCACATTCGTGCTCATCATCGTCCTGATCTCCGGTCTACTTGGCCATGAGGACCGGGAACTGCTGCTTGCGCGAGTCCTCGGTCGCCTGCAGCGCATCCTTCAGAGTGGTCTGCCCGAGCATGACGAGCTCGAGCTGGCTCTGATAGATGTCGTTCGTCTTCGAGTCCTGCATGTTGTGCACCGGAAGGAAGGTCTTCTCCCCCTTCTTCAGCATGTCGACGAGCGGGGCGGCGCCCGCGTGCGTCTTCAGGAACTCATCGAGACTGACTCCCTTGTTGTTGGGGAAGTAGCCGGCCTTGTCGAGCCGTTCCTGCTGGAACTTGGCGCTCTCCTGGAAGAGCGCGAGCTCGGCCGCAAGCTTCTTGTGCTGCGAGAAGGTCGTCACCGCCCAGACGTTCATGGCGCCGGCCGGCAAGAACTCGGGCTTCCGGGTGTTCTCGATCGACGGGATGAACTTCACGTACGGGCCGATCTTCGGGTCCTGCATGTAGGCGAACTGACTGTAGATGGTGAACTGCATGGCGGCTTTGCCGTCTTGGAACTTCTGGAACCCGTCCGGGTACCAGGGCGTCGCCGGCATGTTCGGGTCGAAGCATTTGCCGTCGACGAGCTTCATGACGCCGGCAGCGGCGTCGGAGAAGGGCGGGGCGTTGAACGGCGCCGTGTATGTGGCCGTCTTCTGCGCTTGCGCGGTGGTGGCCGATCCGGCATAGAGGGTGGAGGTGGTCCAACCGCTGAGGTAGCCCTCCTTGTTGCCGCCGCCGATCGGGGTGATGCCGGCGGCGTTCAGCGCCGTGCACGCCTTGAGGATCTCATCGGTCGAGGTCGGCGGCTTGTCGGGATCGAGTCCCGCCTGCTCGAACAGCTTGGTGTTGTAGGAGATGCCGAGGCCTTGGAGGCCGATCGGAACGCCGTACGTCTTGTCGTCGAAGGTGACGCCTTCCCAACCGGAGAGGCTGTCGCGTTCCTTCTGCGAGATGTACTTGTCGATCGGGACGAGCGAGGGCTTCAGCGTCAGGACGTCCCCCCAGGCCCAGATCATCACGAGGTCGGGGCCGTTCTTCGATTGCGCTGCAGCCTGCATCAGCTGGTGGATCGTGGCCGGGTCGGCCGGCTGGGCGATCCGGTCGACCTTGACGCCCGGATGCTCCTTCGCGAACTCGGTGTCGACCTTGTCCATGACGGCTTTCCAGTTCTTGTCGCTGCCGACGAGGAGGTCCCAGACCTTGATGGTGCCTGTCGAGGACCCATCGTCGTTGCCGGCAGACGAGCCCGACTGGGCGCAGGCTGCGAGGCCGAAGGCGATGGCTGCCGTGGCGGCGATCGACAGTGATCGCCTCATCTTGCGTTGCATTCCGACTCCATTTCTGTGGTGGTGCACGACTCGCTCCGGGGGAAGCGAGGGTCAGTTCGAGCCGAGGCCCGCGGTCAAGGGGGTGCCCTCGCGTTTCTCCCACCCGACGGCGAAGAGGTTGAAGGTCGCACCGTTGCTGGGGTGTTCGGCTGCACGTTCGCGGTCGAGGCGGACGCCGAGACCGGGTCGGGTGGGAGCGGCGAAGCCGCCCGTTGCCGGGTCGACCGACAGGGGGGCGTCGACGAGGTCGAGCACCCAGGAGTCGGCGAAGTCGTTGAAGTGCTCCAGGATCTGGAAATTGGGCGTCGCGATGCCGAAGTGGACGTTCGCGGCGGTTCCGACCGGGCCGCAGACGTTGTGCGGCGCGAGCGGCACGTTGTATGCCGAGGCCCACGACGCAACGCGGCGAAGCCCGGTGAACCCACCGAAGTGGGTGAGGTCGACCTGAAGGGTGTCGACGAGGCCCTCCTCCAGCAGAGGGGCGAGTTCTTCGAGCTCGTGGATGCGCTCGCCGGTGGCGATGGGGAGCCGGGTGGAGCGTCGCACGTTCCGCAGCCCGTGGATGTTGCCCGGCGGGACCGGCTCTTCGAGCCAGGTCGGCGCGAGGTGGTCGAGCGCTGCGGCAGCGCGGGTGGCGGTGGCCGAGCGGAACCGGCCGTGCATCTCGATCATGATCTGCACATCGTCGCCGATAGCATCCCGAACCGCCTCGACGATGCGCACCGAACGGTCGAGTTCGGATGTGCTGAGGTCGGCCGAGGCAGCCCCGAAGGGGTCGAGCTTGAGTCCGCGGTAGCCGCGGGCGACGACGGTCTGCGCCAACTCGGCGATCGCCGCCGGGTCGCGGTCACCCTGGTACCACCCGTTCGCGTAGGCGGGCACGACGTCGCGGAATTTGCCGCCGAGCAGCCGCCAGATCGGCTGACCGCACGCCTGGCCGATCAGGTCCCAGCACGCGATGTCGATCGCGGCGAGCGCAGACTGCGCGACCTCGCCGGCCCGGCCGTACTCTTTCCAGAGAACACCCCAGGCGATGCGCTCCACATCGAAGGGGTCGGTTCCGATCACGTATCGCTCGGCGAGTTCCTGGATCGCGGCGAGGAGGGTCTCGGTCTTGTTCACCATCCGCACCTCGCCGACACCCACCCGGCCGTCGTCCGTCTCGACTTCGACGAACGTCAGCTCACGCCATGGCGTGCCGACGACTGTCGTGACGATCTGCGTAATCTTCATCGATCCACCCTCGTGTCGTTCCGCGGGCAACGGTGCCCGACGAAATGAAAGTATCAGATAGGTTGCACCCAAAGTCAACAATAGATTTTGAAGCAGCTCTATCGTTGGCGGCGCGAAGGGGTCCGCCATGCCCCGCTTTCAGCGCATCGTTGCAGGCAGGGGGGAACCCTGCGACGGCCGTCGGTGCGTCGCCGCTCAGCACCGAATCAGTGCGGGCGGGAAGCTCAGCGCAGGGCAGCGGTGAGGTCGCGCTCGGTGCTGCGGAGGTGCACCCGCATAGCGGCGGCCGCGCCGGCCTCGTCGCGACGCTCCACGCAGCCGAGGATCGTGGCGTGCTGGTCGAGCACCTCGTCCAGACGGCGCCCCAGGCGCTCGTGCCCGAGAACACTCTGCACGCGGGACGAACGCTGCGAGTCCGAAAGCTCCTCGATCAGGATCGTGAGAAGCTGATTGCCGCTCGCGGCGGCCAACAACTCGTGGAACTGCACATCGGCTTCGATGAAGTCCTCCGGCGCGTCGATCGAGCGCCTCATGCCGTCGATCGCGGCCTGCATGGCCGTGAGGCTGGCCCGGCTGGCATTGCGGGCGGCGAGAACGGCCACCTGCACCTCGATCGCCTGACGCACCTCGAGCAGGTCGAGCAGAGCACGCGGATCGCGGCGGATCGCGGTGCGGAAGAAGTCACCGACACCCTTCCCGTTCGGTGCGGCGACCACGGGCTTCCGGCCATTGTGGACCTCGATGAGCCCGCGTGCGCTCAGCTGGCGCATGCCCTCGCGAACGGTCAGGCGACTCACGCCGAGATCCTGCGCCAGCGCGCCCTCCGACGGAAGCTCATGGCCCGGCTCCAACTCGTCGAAGACCAACTCCTCGACGCGCTCGACGACGCGGCGCATTGCGCTGCTCGCGGCGTCGGCCCCTTCGCCGTTCGGCTTGCTCTGACTCATTCGCGTCCTCTGTCCGAGATCCCCCAAGGGTAGACCGCTCGACCGTGCGGCGCGACGCCGAACTCACCCTTGACGAATCCAACCTATCAGATAGAGTTTCCTTGCTGCGGGCGCACACTGCGATCCGCATCCGTTCTCAAGGAGGAGAAATGAGCGACCGACGACCCCTGACCGCAGCCGTGATCGGGGCCGGAGCCGGCGGCACCCTGAGCATCGACGCACTCATCGCATCAGACGACTTCACCCTGGTCGCCGTCGCCGATATGAGCGAGGCGGCCCTCGAACGGGTCCGTGCGAAAGATGCTGCGATCCGGACATACACGAGCGCCGAAGAAATGTTCGCCTCGAGCCCGAGCGATGTGGTGTGCGTCTCGACGTATGCTCCGACCCACCTACCGCTCACCCGCGCGGCTCTCAGCATCCCCGGCCTGAAAGGGCTCCTCGTGGAGAAGCCTCTCGGCGACACCACGGCGGCCGGCCGCGAGATCCTCGGATTGATCAAAGACGCCGACCTGCCCGTCGTCGTTCCGCACGGCCTCATGGCCCAGGCCGCCGCCCTCGAGATCGTCGAGCGGGTGCGTCGGGGAGACATCGGTCCGCTCCGGGTCGTCGAGATCGAGTGCACTAGCTGGGACATCATCAACGCCGGCATCCACTGGCTGCAGTTCTTCGTCTCGCTGACCGGAGGAGAGCCGGTCGAGTTCGTGCTCGCCGCGGCCGACGCGTCGACGAAGACATTCCGCGACGGAATGCAGGTCGAGACGGACGCGATCACCCTCGCCCGCACCGAATCGGGCGTGCGCGTGCTCATGCACACGGGTGACTTCGTGCCGATGTCCCGGAACGACACCGTCGCGCTCTTCCGCATCGTCGGCGACAACGGGTTCATCGAGTTCGGGGCGTATGAGCCGTATTACACTCTCGTGACCCCCGGGCACGATCGCGTGCGCATCGACGTCACCCCGTTCGAGG contains the following coding sequences:
- a CDS encoding Gfo/Idh/MocA family protein, which translates into the protein MSDRRPLTAAVIGAGAGGTLSIDALIASDDFTLVAVADMSEAALERVRAKDAAIRTYTSAEEMFASSPSDVVCVSTYAPTHLPLTRAALSIPGLKGLLVEKPLGDTTAAGREILGLIKDADLPVVVPHGLMAQAAALEIVERVRRGDIGPLRVVEIECTSWDIINAGIHWLQFFVSLTGGEPVEFVLAAADASTKTFRDGMQVETDAITLARTESGVRVLMHTGDFVPMSRNDTVALFRIVGDNGFIEFGAYEPYYTLVTPGHDRVRIDVTPFEVSGHQRHLEHLAAQIADGRRDYSIPDSSLQALEIVEAAYRSAREHGTVTLPVDDAQPDRPDDWNPGAPYSGTGGGRNGREL
- a CDS encoding mandelate racemase/muconate lactonizing enzyme family protein, encoding MKITQIVTTVVGTPWRELTFVEVETDDGRVGVGEVRMVNKTETLLAAIQELAERYVIGTDPFDVERIAWGVLWKEYGRAGEVAQSALAAIDIACWDLIGQACGQPIWRLLGGKFRDVVPAYANGWYQGDRDPAAIAELAQTVVARGYRGLKLDPFGAASADLSTSELDRSVRIVEAVRDAIGDDVQIMIEMHGRFRSATATRAAAALDHLAPTWLEEPVPPGNIHGLRNVRRSTRLPIATGERIHELEELAPLLEEGLVDTLQVDLTHFGGFTGLRRVASWASAYNVPLAPHNVCGPVGTAANVHFGIATPNFQILEHFNDFADSWVLDLVDAPLSVDPATGGFAAPTRPGLGVRLDRERAAEHPSNGATFNLFAVGWEKREGTPLTAGLGSN
- a CDS encoding carbohydrate ABC transporter permease; the protein is MSTNVRADTPVGVTGGRRRVRKYSSFGTLALFLGPSLLIIVLLRIWPVIQGAFIAFTQWDGIRQPVFNGLDNFDRMLHDPVLLTALGNTGKILILAPVWILVPLLLAAVIHDRIPGAPFFKISYVLPVLVSPAVIGVLFVIILGPDGPLNIALRSIGLGALAVNWTVDTTLVMWIVAGMLIWSTFGLGVLLFSAGLSSVDESLYEAARIDGANWIQRFWYVTVPSVRGVVEYWTVMVVIMAFSSAIVLGYAFSQGGPGYSSTTVDLFIYNQAFRYGAPGYATAIGITLFLLIGILLVIFLRLSRRRGENMFDDSGTPL
- a CDS encoding FadR/GntR family transcriptional regulator, which codes for MSQSKPNGEGADAASSAMRRVVERVEELVFDELEPGHELPSEGALAQDLGVSRLTVREGMRQLSARGLIEVHNGRKPVVAAPNGKGVGDFFRTAIRRDPRALLDLLEVRQAIEVQVAVLAARNASRASLTAMQAAIDGMRRSIDAPEDFIEADVQFHELLAAASGNQLLTILIEELSDSQRSSRVQSVLGHERLGRRLDEVLDQHATILGCVERRDEAGAAAAMRVHLRSTERDLTAALR
- a CDS encoding carbohydrate ABC transporter permease, whose amino-acid sequence is MADEDTAPAPSPRPGRRRRRLSPARFAVVIICAAVAVSTIYPFVFMAFTSLKTPQDYVDNKLGLPIPPTLQNFFTALSGDLGISFVNSVVTVGAGTILTVILGCMSGFAFAFLRFPFRGALLRLIMIIMVLPVTVLIPPIFKVILDLGLVDTYPGLVLLYVGLSIPAGVYMMATFFLAIPRELVESARIDGASPFRVFRSVAIPLARPAFITLGTFTFLGLWNELLFSLLIMSSPDHRTLPVAITLLRQSVQNPTLVQDAIIAAGLLLSAALPFLLFVLFNRQITQGMVAGALK
- a CDS encoding ABC transporter substrate-binding protein; protein product: MQRKMRRSLSIAATAAIAFGLAACAQSGSSAGNDDGSSTGTIKVWDLLVGSDKNWKAVMDKVDTEFAKEHPGVKVDRIAQPADPATIHQLMQAAAQSKNGPDLVMIWAWGDVLTLKPSLVPIDKYISQKERDSLSGWEGVTFDDKTYGVPIGLQGLGISYNTKLFEQAGLDPDKPPTSTDEILKACTALNAAGITPIGGGNKEGYLSGWTTSTLYAGSATTAQAQKTATYTAPFNAPPFSDAAAGVMKLVDGKCFDPNMPATPWYPDGFQKFQDGKAAMQFTIYSQFAYMQDPKIGPYVKFIPSIENTRKPEFLPAGAMNVWAVTTFSQHKKLAAELALFQESAKFQQERLDKAGYFPNNKGVSLDEFLKTHAGAAPLVDMLKKGEKTFLPVHNMQDSKTNDIYQSQLELVMLGQTTLKDALQATEDSRKQQFPVLMAK
- a CDS encoding alpha/beta hydrolase; protein product: MSPRPPIAAELAAHLPTGEPSRPFVDGPQGVTELRAAMREYEESVAEVREQTGAQIDEVVVGGVPVIVVRPPAGDPQRGVVLNIHGGGLIAGSHLSVLGSNVRTALGLGCTMVIPDYRLAPEHPYPAALDDVHAVWEWMLTGGLGAETGLSRTVVMGGSAGGLLAASLILRLRERGGDGPDALVLVQPQLDDRNTQPSTHEIDLAHFWDRPSNLQSWAMYLAGTDALPVEAVPARATDLAGFPPTFIEIGQVDLFRDEELEFAARLSRAGVPVEAHLWAGAFHGFDGLTETRTAQRAIADRLAYLRFALSGA
- a CDS encoding glycosyl hydrolase family 28-related protein; translation: MNRASSSSAGTSGTTGRRTFLGHAAAGGIVAAAALVPVVAAAEPAAAVGVAKPKPKRVPSGVPNVYNVTDYGAAGNGTTDDTRAIQSAITAAQTAGGGAVYLPSGTYKTTSTLLISGSNMTMKGEGASTIIAAAFVAGDIIRVARASSSAPLVANGLFTDFAIRSTVKKTSGAALAMDGVQDMRVCNIHAVSRVYSDPNNLWDSFTFHDFTIVVLENCKIMAQNKGITCWGNQVGADIWITGGTLCSFTPIGVHVGGGVGGVYFDEFLCYLNGTNVLIDDAIGGTANREIIFNEAVLDGSYRHNVEIKTNGVYVLTFQNTWFSNSGFDGQAGHPDGCLLRVHPGAILHPSNVTVSGCKMFNGFGSGIFAESGAWTITGSDISLNGQGTAGGYGVLLDSDASGTVISGNSIRTNGNYPSAKPTGVGVKIAAAVDDYLITSNNLTGNGTAALQDGGGASKIVDLNLGV